In Dermacentor albipictus isolate Rhodes 1998 colony unplaced genomic scaffold, USDA_Dalb.pri_finalv2 scaffold_52, whole genome shotgun sequence, a single genomic region encodes these proteins:
- the LOC135912200 gene encoding tigger transposable element-derived protein 6-like, translating to MLPSKAHALKGDKCTGGKNSKLCITVLLCVNMDGSDRRLPFVIGKSRKPRCFGSYVPVRYRNNTKAWMSRDLFAEWLVEFDRDMARKNSKVLLVLDNCAAHHVQPSLSAMTVLFLLPNATCKIQPLDMGIIHAFKVCYRRRVIQRLLIAIDAAMPVRISLLAAVDMFKAAWMELTAECIENCFRKAGFMGPGTEDAIDHPPEGRSHEDLWQRVVDTQLAGLDVAWDDFISADVNADIAEPCIDEAIVREVRALPDCPETDEDDDEDAALPPVAVNASTAIGYIASLKELVCSRGLGDEHITALEKLETAVMRSALKNQTCITDFFQK from the coding sequence ATGTTGCCATCTAAAGCGCATGCCTTGAAAGGCGACAAGTGCACAGGAGGGAAGAACAGCAAGTTGTGCATAACCGTTCTTCTGTGTGTCAATATGGACGGCAGTGACCGGCGGCTGCCTTTTGTCATTGGCAAGTCACGTAAGCCGCGATGCTTTGGAAGCTACGTGCCCGTACGCTACAGGAACAATACAAAAGCCTGGATGAGTCGTGACTTATTTGCCGAGTGGCTTGTCGAGTTCGACCGCGACATGGCACGAAAAAACAGTAAGGTCCTGCTCGTGCTGGATAACTGTGCGGCGCACCATGTGCAGCCTTCCTTGAGTGCGATGACAGTGCTCTTCTTGCTTCCCAATGCAACCTGCAAAATTCAGCCGCTGGATATGGGCATCATTCATGCGTTCAAGGTGTGCTACCGGCGGCGCGTCATCCAACGCTTGTTGATCGCGATTGATGCTGCCATGCCAGTTCGCATCAGCTTGCTTGCCGCCGTGGACATGTTTAAAGCGGCGTGGATGGAACTCACCGCGGAGTGCATAGAAAATTGCTTCCGCAAGGCGGGTTTTATGGGCCCAGGCACCGAGGACGCCATAGATCACCCACCGGAAGGCCGGTCGCACGAGGACTTGTGGCAACGCGTCGTTGACACGCAGCTGGCCGGACTTGACGTTGCCTGGGACGATTTCATTTCTGCTGATGTCAATGCCGACATTGCGGAGCCATGCATTGACGAAGCTATTGTGCGTGAAGTGCGAGCCCTTCCTGACTGCCCAGAGACCGACGAGGACGATGACGAGGATGCTGCTCTACCGCCGGTTGCTGTGAACGCTTCAACCGCGATCGGTTACATCGCGTCGCTTAAGGAACTCGTGTGCAGCAGAGGCCTTGGCGATGAACATATTACCGCACTGGAAAAATTAGAAACGGCAGTGATGCGATCAGCTTTGAAGAATCAGACATGCATCACGGACTTctttcaaaaataa
- the LOC139053003 gene encoding tigger transposable element-derived protein 6-like, giving the protein MNASMATSSRKRKFLSLEEKARIISAASSGRKKGDVAADFGISQSTLSTILKSKDAIAQALSSGTSAKRKKLTQAAHEDLEKALYTWFLDVRAKKMPVSGNMLQQKALGYACMLGINDFKASSGWLTRFKARHEIVAKVLCEESASSDADAASAWASATVPELMEKYATSDIYNADETGLFFELLPSKTLHMKGQPCSGGKHSKKRVTVLLCCNMDGSDKRCPPVIGKSAKPRCFKGGKSLPVKYVANKKSWMTRAVFKEWLTAFDRDMTAKKRKVCLLIDNCSAHNVEDVQLQSVEVRFFPPNCTALIQPLDQGIINSVKSAYRQRLIQRLVLNIDTGRAIEVDLYMAVQMVSAAWTATSRSIIYNCFVHAGFHSDAQLAANSTSDEEGCSTIAPPSTEANAAWAALQDSGDVPADVHIGDYIAVDSEVLAHEELSDEAIIEGVCHNDASSDDDSDAEDLAPPPAIKVMDAFDVIRRFFGAHDDDVAMQLFTECESRATALVAKKKEAEEADRLLWK; this is encoded by the coding sequence ATGAATGCGAGCATGGCGACTTCATCTAGAAAGCGGAAGTTCCTCTCGCTTGAAGAGAAGGCACGGATTATCAGCGCGGCATCCAGTGGCAGGAAAAAGGGAGATGTTGCAGCGGACTTCGGCATCTCACAGAGCACGCTGTCAACGATCTTGAAGTCGAAAGACGCGATAGCGCAAGCTCTTTCTTCGGGGACATCCGCGAAGCGGAAAAAGCTGACGCAAGCGGCTCATGAGGACCTTGAGAAGGCTCTGTACACGTGGTTCCTCGACGTGCGCGCAAAGAAGATGCCGGTCAGCGGAAACATGTTGCAGCAAAAGGCACTTGGCTATGCCTGTATGCTGGGCATCAATGATTTCAAAGCCAGCTCAGGGTGGCTGACCCGTTTTAAGGCCAGGCATGAAATCGTCGCTAAAGTGCTGTGTGAGGAGTCGGCCTCATCAGACGCCGACGCTGCATCTGCTTGGGCATCAGCTACTGTGCCGGAATTAATGGAGAAATATGCCACATCAGACATATACAATGCCGATGAAACGGGACTTTTCTTCGAGCTCCTCCCCTCCAAGACGCTTCACATGAAGGGCCAGCCATGCAGCGGAGGGAAGCATAGCAAAAAGCGTGTGACTGTGCTCCTGTGCTGCAACATGGACGGGTCTGACAAGCGCTGCCCACCGGTGATAGGCAAAAGTGCGAAGCCGCGGTGCTTCAAAGGTGGCAAGAGCCTGCCCGTCAAATATGTTGCCAATAAGAAGTCTTGGATGACACGGGCCGTTTTCAAAGAGTGGCTAACCGCTTTCGACCGTGACATGACGGCAAAGAAACGTAAGGTTTGTTTGCTCATCGACAATTGCTCAGCGcataacgttgaagacgttcagctTCAAAGCGTGGAAGTAAGATTCTTCCCGCCGAATTGCACGGCTTTAATCCAGCCGCTGGATCAAGGTATCATCAATAGCGTTAAAAGCGCTTATCGACAGCGACTGATTCAGCGGCTGGTGTTAAACATCGACACCGGTCGGGCAATCGAAGTGGATTTGTACATGGCTGTACAGATGGTCTCAGCAGCGTGGACGGCAACCAGTCGCAGTATCATCTACAACTGTTTTGTGCACGCCGGCTTTCACTCCGATGCTCAACTGGCAGCGAACTCCACGTCGGACGAGGAAGGCTGCAGTACAATTGCTCCACCCTCCACAGAGGCCAATGCGGCATGGGCAGCCCTTCAGGACTCCGGAGATGTGCCGGCCGATGTTCACATCGGCGACTACATCGCTGTTGACAGTGAAGTGCTAGCTCACGAGGAGCTGAGTGACGAAGCTATAATTGAGGGCGTTTGCCACAACGACGCATCATCGGATGATGACAGCGACGCGGAGGACTTAGCGCCACCACCTGCAATAAAAGTGATGGATGCTTTTGATGTGATCCGCAGATTTTTCGGTGCTCACGATGACGACGTCGCGATGCAACTGTTCACCGAGTGCGAAAGCCGCGCCACTGCactcgtggcaaaaaaaaaagaagcagaagaagctgaCCGACTTCTTTGGAAATAA